AGCCTTGATATCCCAAACATAACGAAAAGTATTTTTATCCTTCATTGTAAAACTTGAGATATCCTCTTTTGAGATTTTTTCATTAAATTCTAAAATAATAGCATTTTGCGTTTTTTTAACGCTAAGTATTTCTAATTTCCTTTCTTTTTGTTGTGTATTTTCCGAATTTTTAGTTTTTTTCTCATCATTTTCTTTTTTAACACTTGTGTTTGTTTTTTCTTGCTTTTTATTATTTATGGGTTTATTTTCTTGAATTTGCTTAGGTTCTTGAGTTTTAGTATTTTCCTTTTTTTCTTTTATTGGTTTAGACTCTTGAACTTTGACGTTTTCTTGTTTTTCATTCTTTTTAAATGCAAAACGCATTTTTAAATCTTCAAAACCTACCGCACATTCCAATTCTTCTTTAGAATTTAAAACAATACGAGCGGTTTGTGGATCGTATTGTGACAGAGTGATTTTTACTCCATTATTAAATTCATAAATCGTTCGATTCCCCTCTAAAACAGCATTAAAGTCTATAATATAGCGAAAATTATCTTTCTCTTTTAAAACAAGATTTTTCAAATCTTTAATTTCTAATTTTTGGCTTAAAAGAAGTTCTATCCCATTTTGAAATGGAAATGATTTTAAAATAAATAATTTTTGATTTTGACCAGCACTTATTACTTCTTTAGCTTGAGTATTAAAAGTAGAAAGCTCTTGCTTTTTATCATCATTTTTTTTCAAAGATAACGAATTTTCTAATTCTTTAGTGTCAACACCAGAATCTTTTAGTTCTTGAATATAAGGCGTACTATCAAAGTTTAAGGTTTTGGAGCTAATGACCAAGCGTTTTAAAATTTCATTTTTACTCTTTTCATCCTCATCAATAATACTTTGGATATACAAGCTTTTTAAATGATGGTGATATTTAATTTGTGTTTCTGTTTTGGAATTTGAAAACTCTTTATCAAATTTTTGAAGTTGAGCCTCAAAAGCTCCAAAACACTGAGTTAAAAAAATAAAAAATAAAAAAATAAATTTAAGCATCTTCACCATTGACTAATTTGTGAATTAATTCTTTTACGCTAATAAGTTTATTTAAACGATAGCCATTTGCACCTGTGAAAAATAAACCTGTTTCTTTTCTTCCAGACCAAGCATCAAAAAGCCTATCAGCAATGCAATAACCCACCTTTGTCGCCTCTTTTCCTCTTTGACAAGGGGAAACACAGTTGCTAACACAATTAATTTTTGGTCCCATTCTTTTATCTACTAAATTTAACAAATTGGTTCTAATGCCCCTTGCAGGATATCCAACCGGAGATTTAATCAGCTCAATATCATCTTGTTTGCATTCAAGTAAAACATTTTTAAAATCATCACTTGCATCACATTCAAAAGTTCCTATAAATCTCGTTCCCATTTGAACACCACTTGCACCTAAAGAAATCATTTTTTCTATATCATTTTTATCCCAAACTCCACCTGCTGCAATAATAGGAAAATTTCCCCATTCTTTAGCTTCTAAAGCTATAGGGGTGATTAAATTTTCAAGTTGATAATTTGGATCTAAACACTGCTCATAAGTAAATCCTTGATGTCCGCCACTTTTAGGACCTTCAACAACAACAGCATCAGGCAAGCGATTATAGCGCCCTTGCCATCTTTTGCAAATGATTTTTAAAGCCTTTGCTGAAGAAACAATTGGAACTAAAGCAACATCAGGAAAATCTGCAGTAAATTCTGGTAAATTTGTCGGAAGTCCAGCTCCTGAAATAATGACATTAAATCCCACTTCACAAGCATCACGGGCAATTCTAGCATAATCATTGCTCGCACATAAAATATTGCAACCCAAAGGAGCATCGCCACATACTTTTCTTGCGTTATTAATTAAAGCGTGTAAGCCTTCTCGTGAGTAAAAATTATTGCTTCCATAGGGCTTAGCGTTAAATTCCTTGCTGACATATTTTAAATTTTCATAATAACCTGTTCCTACCGAAGAAATAACACCCAAACCACCATTTGAAGATACAGCAGAAGCAAGCCTATCCCAACTGATTCCCAAACCCATTCCACCTTGGATAATGGGATATTTTATCGTATGCTTACCTATTTGTAGAGGTTTTAAATCCATTATATCACCCTTAGTTTTGCAAATTTTCTTTTACCTACTTGGAGAATATATTCCCCTTGAGTTAATTGCATTTGTTCATCTTTTACTTTTTGAGAATTTACACTCACAGCATTTGCACCTATACTTCTCCTTGCTGATGAAGTAGAGTTTTCCAAACCGCATTCAACCAAAGCTTTTGCAAGCCAAATAGTGCCATTAACGCTAAATTCTTCCATCTGACTTGGCAATTCATTAGCACTATGTACCTTGTCAAATTCCGCCTTAGCTTCATTGGCTAAAGCCACAGAATGAAATCTTTGCGTAATTTCTAATGCTAAATTCTCTTTTGCTTTTTTAGGATGAAGTGTGCCTTGCTTTAAATCTTGCTTGATTTGCTCAAGTTCTTTGGTGCTTTTAAAACTTAAAAGCTCGTAATACCTTAGCATCAACTCATCACTAATGCTTAATATTTTAGCATACATATCATTAGCTTTTTCTGTAACACCTATGTAATTATTTAAACTTTTACTCATTTTATTAACACCGTCTAAGCCTTCAAGCAAAGGCATCATCATAACCGCTTGCTCTTTTCCTGTGTTATAAATTCTTTGCAAAGTTCTTCCCATTAAAAGATTAAATTTTTGATCTGTTCCGCCCATTTCTATATCGCTTTTTAAAGCTACACTATCATAACCTTGAAGCAAAGGATATAAAAATTCACATATTGATATAGGGCTTTGCTCTCTAAAACGCTTTGTAAAATCATCACGCTCTAGCATTCTTGCCACGCTAAAAGTTGAAGTCAATTCAACTACACCAGCAGCGCCCAAGCTATTCAGCCACTCAGAATTAAACTTAATAAAAGTTTTTTCCTTATCAAGAATTTTAAATACTTGCTCTTCGTAGGTTTTTGCGTTTTTCAAAACTTCTTCTTTGCTTAATTTTTTTCTTGTTGCATTTTTTCCGCTAGGATCGCCAATTTGTCCTGTAAAATCTCCAATCAAAAAATAAACAAGTCCGCCATGTTTTTGAAGTAAAGCCATTTTATTTAAAACCACACTATGTCCCAAATGCAAATCAGGAGCCGTAGGATCAAATCCTGCTTTAATGTAAAAATTTTCACCTTTTTCGTAATAATTTTTAATCAAAGCTTCTAATTTTTCCTCATCTATGATTTCAGCAACCCCTCTTTTTATATCAGCAATAATATTTTTTAAATCCATATTTACCTTTCTAATTGGTTTTATACGCATCATTTAAAGATGTAAAATCTAAAATTTTATAACGCGTTTTGAGTCTATCTTTAACATTTTCAACGACAATATCATCAGGAATTTCTATATTAATTTCAAAATAATCCACAACAGAATTAGGCTCTCTTGAAAGATTAATAGTGAGTATATTAATCTGCATTTTTGATAGCGTGGTTAAAAAGTCTGCTAAAGTCCCTTTTTTATTTTCCAAAGAAAATATTACCTTATAACTTTTTGGAACATTGGCATCCCACTTAATAAAAACCATATCTTTTTGCTTTTCTAGCAATTTATCAGCCTTATCACAAAGCTTATGATGAACGACAACATTACCTGATTCTATAAAACCCATAATTGCATCACCTCGTTTTGGATGACAACAATAATCAAATTCCACATTGGCTATTTTGTGATTTGAATATACAATGATATTGCCAATTTTTTGCTCTTTTAACTCATACTTGTCAAACCAATAAGATTTTTTGGCGTATTTTTTCAGCGTATTAACCACATCTTTAAAATACACACTATCATTAGGAACTTGTCTGATTTTTTTGCTTAAATTTTCTTTTTCTATCCATTTTAGGATTTTATCATTTTTGACACTAAACACCGAAGAAAGGATATTTAAAGAAGTTTGTAAATGAATTTCTCTTAATTTTTGCTTACAAAATGCACGAATGCTTGCCCTTGCTTTTCCTGTTTTGACACTATCTATCCAAGAACAACGATAAAATCTCTCACTAGCGGTAACAATACGCACTATATCCCCATTTTTAAGCTCTGTTAGAAGCGGAACTTTAACACGGTTCACATAAGCGCTTTTAGCATGCAGACCTATTTTAGTATGCACCTCATAGGCAAAATCAAGCACAGTAGCACCACGAGGCAAGGTAAAAATTTCACCTTTAGGCGAATAAACTGCGATATCTTCTATATACAAACTATCTTTTGCATACTCATATAATTCTACCGCGCTATAATCTTCCGTGCCTTCGATATTGCTTTGCATCGAAATATCAGCCAACCAATCAAGTTTTGGCGTACTTACGGCATTACCACCTTCTTTGTATTTCCAATGAGCTGCCACTCCAAATTCTGCAATTTTATGCATATCAAAAGTGCGAATTTGAGCTTCGATAATATTTTTTGCATCAAATAAAGTCGTGTGTATGGTTTGATAGCCATTTTGTTTAGGTAAAGCAATATAATCTTTAAAACGCGAGATTAAAGGATTAAAATTTGTATGTAAAATTCCCAAAGCCAAATAACAATCAGAAACCGTTTCTACCATAATTCTAACACCAAGCAAATCTAAAACTTCTTCTATACTAATGCCCTTTCTTTGCATTTTAAGATATACAGAATAATTGTGCTTGATACGTTTGTGAATTTCAAAACTTCCTTGTCTAAAACCATTTTTAAGAAATAAAAGCTCGATTTTAGAAATAAAATCATTAAGCCCTAATTGCATATATTGATCATTTGAATTAATATAATTATTGATTTGCGTAAATTCATCCGGCATTAAATACTTAAAACTTAAATCTTCTAAATAATTTTTAATGCTTGAAATTCCTAGTCTATGAGCAATAGGCGCATAAACAACTAAAGTTTCTTCGCTAATACGTCTTTTCTTATCATCTCTTAAGGCATCAAGAGTAAGCATATTATGGAGTCTATCGCAAAGCTTTACAACCAAAACACCTACATCTTCAATGCTAGCAAGAAGCATATTGCGGAAAGTTAGGGCTGATTTTGTTAAATTTTGATTGGACTTTGAACTGATTAAGTTGTCTTCTCTAATTTCTACAATTTTAGTAAGACCATTAACCAAACGCGAAATTCCAGCACCAAATTCTCTGATTAAATCTTTCTCTTCGCAATGAGTATCTTCAACCACATCATGAAGCAAAGATGCTGCTATCATATCCTCATTTGAACTTAAAAATGCAACCAAACAAGCCACAAGCATAGGATGAACCGCGTAAGGCTCTCCACTTTTTCTTTTCTGCCCTTCATGCTGAGTAATACAAAATGTCACCGCTTTTTCAAGAATGGGGCTTGGTTTGCAAAGACTGAATAATAATTCTTTAGCCGAATTTACATCTTTACAAAATTTTATATCTTCAATGAGTTTTTCAAGCAATAACTCTTCATCGATTGGTTTCAACGAATCCCTCTAAAACGATTTTTTCTTCTGCAATTTCATAAAGTGCGATATCTGAAAATTTATATTTATTTTTATCCAAATCCACCAAAGGCAAAGCGCCATTAGCTAATTCTTCAGCTCTTTTAGCCACCACTAAAGAAAGTTTGTATCTGTCATCATTCATTTTTTTAAGCGCTTTAGCTGCTACTTCTTCTATTCTGTTTTCCATTTGTTTTTCTCCTTTTAATTTTTTACTACCGAACAAAGAGAGGTGTCTCCTTGTATGATTTTTAATAAATTTCCTGTTTCAAACATATTACACACTATAATAGGCAAAGAATTATCCTTAGCTAAAGCAATGGCTGTATCATCCATAACTTTTATATTATCTTGCATTGCTTCATCATAAGTTAAAGTATTTAAAAACACTGCATCATCAAATTTTTTAGGATCTTTATCATAAATTCCATCCACTTTTGTCGCTTTAATAATAGCATCTGCGTCAATTTCTACCGCTCTTAAAATCGCTGTAGTATCTGTTGTAAAATAAGGATTTCCAGTACCTGCAGCAAAAATTACCACACGACCTTTATCTAAATGTCTTTGAGCACGACGCATTATATAAGTTTCACAAAAAGCTTCCATTTGTATTGCACTTTGAACCCTAACATCAAGTCCTGCGCTTTCTAAAGCTTCTTGCATTGCAATGGCATTAATCACTGTAGCCAACATCCCCATATGATCACCACTCGTGCGTTTAATCAATCCACCCTTAGCAGCTGAAACACCGCGGATAATGTTTCCTCCACCTATAACTATACCCACTTCTATATTATTTTGAACTAATTCTTTAATCTCCGAAGCTATGAATTTAAGAATGGAATTTTCTATACCAAATCCACTCTCTCCAGCCAAAGCCTCGCCTGAAAATTTTACTAATACCCTTTTTCTCTCTCGCATCATTTCTCCTTAACAAACTTGAAATTATATTTTAAAACGCTTTAAATTTAGCTAATTTAAACTAATCAACTCCAAAGGATTGATATGAAAATTTTTTTGTGTCACTTCAAAAGTTAATTCATCTTTTACTCTGCCTAATACCGCGCCTTTTTTTACATTTTTTCCCACTTGAATGGTTGGCGCTATCTTATCTAAATGGGCATAAATAGTATGAATTCCATTAGAATGCTCTACAATAACCACTTTTTGAAGCATATTCGTATCTTTGGCAAAAACTATTTTTCCATTTAAAATGCTTTTTACAACCGCATCAGGAGTTTTGCTCTTTAAAACAACATTTTCATTAAAAATTTTAATCTTATAAACAGGATCGGTATAATTTCCAAATTTTTGCTTTACAATAAAAGAATCTAAAGGCGCAATAGTTTTAGCACCGGAATATTTTTTAACCGCACCACCTTGATAACCATTTCCAAGCCTTCTTATTTCTTCGCTATCGGCATTTTTAATCTCTTCTTTTTCCTTATTTTGCGCTTTAAGCTTTTTTTCTTCTATGATTTTTAACTCGGCCAGTGTTTTTCTTAACTCATCTTGCTGATCTTTAAGAGTGCTGAGTTTTTTAGTATAAATTTCTTTATCCATTTTTTGCTTTTTAATTTCATTTTCTTGGTTTTGCTTAAGTTCTTGAAGCTTCTCTAATCTTTTATTGTATTCTTTTAAACTGATGTTAATGGTTCTAATTTGACTTTGTTTTTCATTGATGGTTTTATTGATACTTTCATAATCTTTTGAGAGTTGGTAAAGCTCATTGGTTAAAATAGCATCAAGATTTTTTAAAACTTCAAAAGCCATAAAACTCTCTTCACTTTCTAAATAACCCTTTGGGATAGGCAAATCATACACAAAATCTTTAGCAATTAAATCTACAAGTTTATTTTCCATAATATTTCTATTTTTTACCAAATCTTCATTTTGCGCGTTAAGGGTGCTTAATTCTTGGCTTTGAATTTTGGCATTTTTTTCAAGTTTTTTTGTTTCATCGCTAAGCTTTTCAATATCATTTGCCAATTTCTTAAGTTTTTTTTCGCTATTTAAAATATCGACGGCCAAATCTTCAAGTTTTTTATTGAGTTGGCGTTGAATTCTTTCATTTTCTTTTAAATTTTTAGTTTGTTCGTTGATGCTTGTTTTAGCACAAAGCAAAGAAAAACAGCACAAAAGGCATAAAATGATTCTCATTTTTTCTTAACCTTAAGCATCACAGAATTTACACACAATAAGCAAATAAAAAGCGTAAAAACAAAAACTCCGCCTAACTGAAATAAAAAATTCACCTGAGGCAAACTGATATCAATGTTTGCTAAACTTTCTTGCACCAAGGATGATTCATAACCTTTAGTAAAAAGTAAAAGCAATAAAATAAAAGAAATCAAACAATCAAAAAACACCATTTTATAAAGCGCTAAAGAGCGAAACCAAAAAGGCGCACCAAATAAAACCATAATTTCCACCCTTTGACTGTGCTCATAAAGCCAAATTTTCATCTGCTTTAAAAGCAGAGCAAGACTTAATAAAATAATAATAAACAAAAATACCCAAAAAACAGCATTAATCAGCACAAGCAAGGTATAAATTTTATCGTGTGTTTTAGCAAAGGTTTCAACCCTGCTCACAGAAGGCAATTTAAGCAATTTTTCTTTTAGAGAATTCAGCTCATTTTGATTGAGTAAATTTTCAAGTTTCACACTATAAAAAAAGGGTAAAGAATTTTGCAAAACCTTTAAATTTTTATCCGAAATATCGCTTTTTAAACGATCGATTAAATCTTTGGGATTTAAAATTTGCAAAGATGAAATATTTGAAATTTGAGTTTTTAAAATATTTTCATCCAGTTTTATAGAGCTAATGAGTATGATATTATAATCTTTGTTTAATTTTTCTTCATAATGTCTTAAAGTTGCATTTAAAAATAAGATAAATTCAAAGGCAAACATCATAAATATCAAAGGAATGATAAGAGATAAATGCGTTTTAAAGAATTTCATTGATTTTTCCATTTTCTATTTCAAATCTTCGGTAATTAAGCCTTAAATTACTTGGAATTCTATGGGTTACCACAACAATGCAAGTACCAAGCAATTCTTTAGCTGATTTAAGCAAAGTCCAAATGATATCCGAAGAATACTCATCTAAATTGCCCGTAGGTTCATCACAAAGCAAAAGTTTTGGATTATGCGCTAAAGCCCTTGCCATAGCGACGCGTTGCTGCTCGCCACCTGAAAGTTGATTTGGCATTTTATCGGCTTTAAAGCTTAAATTTACATGCTTTAAAAGCTTAGTGGCTTGATCTTTGCAAATTTTTTTACTGTATCCTTTTATCATCAAAGGAAGCATAATGTTTTTTTCCACACTGTATTCTTGAATGAGTTTATAGTCTTGAAAAATGATGCCTATTTTTTGTCTTAATTTTAAAAGCTCCAAATTCCCTATTTTTTTCATGGAATTTTCATACACCTCAAGCTTACCTGATGAAATATCTAAATCTCCATAAAAAGATTTTAAAAGTGTGCTTTTTCCGCTTCCACTCTTTCCTGTGATAAAAATAAAATCCTCTTGGTTGAATGTAAAATTTGCATCTTTTATCACAAGTTCATCATAACCCAAACACAGATTTTGCGCTCTAATCAATCTTTATTTCCTTAGCTAAATTTAAATTTTTTATTCTCTTTTATTTTCACTTAAAAATCAAGAAAATTTGACATTTTTATAAATAATTTTTAATTTTTTCTTTTAATAAATTCAAAGCCTGTAGATTTTCTTCGGTTTTAAAAGGTTCATCAAAAAGAAAAGTCATACTATCATTTAAAATCAAATAACAATGTTCAGGCTGATTAAAAGCTCCAAAAGCTATTTTTATCACAAGCTCTTCATCTTTTTGGTAAATATTTTCAAAATGCAAAAAGCAATTTTCCTTCGCAAAGGTCTCATTTTTAAATTGTGTTTTTATCTTTTGCAAATCATTTTGATTTAATTGCAATTCTTCTAAGCCAAAATCTGATAAATCTTGTTTTTGCAAACTCTCATCTTTTATCTTAATGATAAGATCGTAAATATCCTTTTGCTGTTTTTTCCATCTGTCTTCATATTTGCTTGAAATTTGCAAGTCTTTATTTTTATGAATTTGGGCTTGTAAATGCGTAAAATTTAAAAAAGTTTCCAAAGTAAAATCAAAATACAAACGACTATCTGTTCTCACTTCAAAGCATCCATCTTGCTTTAAAACCCTTTGGCATTCTTTAGCAAATTTTTCTCCCACAACACGCCTATGAGGTTTTTTATCCCAAGGCACTGGAAAATGAAGGAAAATTTTATCAATAAAATTTGATTTTAAAACACTTAAAAGCAGTCTTGCATCACTTTTTATGAGTAAAACATTATCAAGCTTTTGCTCTTTTGCAAGCTTTGCTACTTGCTCTAAAGCAGGAGTATAAATTTCTATACCCACGATGAAAATTTCAGGATTTTTCTTAGCTTGAAAAAGCAAATGCCTACCCGATCCAAAACCTATCTCTATATAAATTTGCCTTTTTGTTTCAAGCTTGCTTAAAAGCTCTTTTAAATTGCTAGCAATTAAAGGTGATTTCTCAACAAGTCTAGTGCTTTTTAAAGCCACTGCTTCGCTAAGTATTTCATCGCAAAAATTCTTTTTAAATTCCAATAAAGCTTTTTGCAAATACCCTATTTTTGAAGGTTTGCTGTGCTTATCACCCTTAATGATCCAATTCCCTTTTTCATCTTGTTTGATTTGTATGAAAAAATTTTCATTCTCAAAACGCGTTAAAACAAGCTCTACTTTCTCATTACAAGCTTTCCAAAGAAATTCCACACCCTCGCTTTGGCGTGGAAAATTTAAATTTATGAGTTTTTTACATTTAAAATTTGGCATTATTTTCCTATTCTAATGCGTCCTGAAGGTTTTGACTCAAGTCCGTATTGATCTATAGCGATAACTTCATAAGTGTAGCTAACACCTGCTTCTATGGTAGTGTCTTTAAATCTTTTATCTTTCAAGCCTTTAAATA
This genomic interval from Campylobacter sp. CCS1377 contains the following:
- a CDS encoding N-acetylmuramoyl-L-alanine amidase, translating into MVKMLKFIFLFFIFLTQCFGAFEAQLQKFDKEFSNSKTETQIKYHHHLKSLYIQSIIDEDEKSKNEILKRLVISSKTLNFDSTPYIQELKDSGVDTKELENSLSLKKNDDKKQELSTFNTQAKEVISAGQNQKLFILKSFPFQNGIELLLSQKLEIKDLKNLVLKEKDNFRYIIDFNAVLEGNRTIYEFNNGVKITLSQYDPQTARIVLNSKEELECAVGFEDLKMRFAFKKNEKQENVKVQESKPIKEKKENTKTQEPKQIQENKPINNKKQEKTNTSVKKENDEKKTKNSENTQQKERKLEILSVKKTQNAIILEFNEKISKEDISSFTMKDKNTFRYVWDIKATLKGKRKNFTLNKSDSITVAQFNPSTVRVVLNSTLNQKPKEKLNDTNLELSYELEEQSSKNLEQKTTVSKNFKANKIIVIDAGHGGKDSGALGNRLQEKNVVLNLSLKIGDELKKRGYKVFYTRNKDKFINLRDRTKFANDKNADLFISVHANAVPKEKAKSTQGFETFFLSPARSERSKKAAELENQSDVEEMNYFSKQTFLNFLNREKIIASNKLAIDIQKGALKSIRTKYKVSDGGVREAPFWVLVGAQMPAVLIEIGYITHPDEGKRIANKNFQNSLADGIADGVENYFRNNY
- a CDS encoding nitronate monooxygenase family protein is translated as MDLKPLQIGKHTIKYPIIQGGMGLGISWDRLASAVSSNGGLGVISSVGTGYYENLKYVSKEFNAKPYGSNNFYSREGLHALINNARKVCGDAPLGCNILCASNDYARIARDACEVGFNVIISGAGLPTNLPEFTADFPDVALVPIVSSAKALKIICKRWQGRYNRLPDAVVVEGPKSGGHQGFTYEQCLDPNYQLENLITPIALEAKEWGNFPIIAAGGVWDKNDIEKMISLGASGVQMGTRFIGTFECDASDDFKNVLLECKQDDIELIKSPVGYPARGIRTNLLNLVDKRMGPKINCVSNCVSPCQRGKEATKVGYCIADRLFDAWSGRKETGLFFTGANGYRLNKLISVKELIHKLVNGEDA
- the tyrS gene encoding tyrosine--tRNA ligase, which translates into the protein MDLKNIIADIKRGVAEIIDEEKLEALIKNYYEKGENFYIKAGFDPTAPDLHLGHSVVLNKMALLQKHGGLVYFLIGDFTGQIGDPSGKNATRKKLSKEEVLKNAKTYEEQVFKILDKEKTFIKFNSEWLNSLGAAGVVELTSTFSVARMLERDDFTKRFREQSPISICEFLYPLLQGYDSVALKSDIEMGGTDQKFNLLMGRTLQRIYNTGKEQAVMMMPLLEGLDGVNKMSKSLNNYIGVTEKANDMYAKILSISDELMLRYYELLSFKSTKELEQIKQDLKQGTLHPKKAKENLALEITQRFHSVALANEAKAEFDKVHSANELPSQMEEFSVNGTIWLAKALVECGLENSTSSARRSIGANAVSVNSQKVKDEQMQLTQGEYILQVGKRKFAKLRVI
- a CDS encoding bifunctional (p)ppGpp synthetase/guanosine-3',5'-bis(diphosphate) 3'-pyrophosphohydrolase, with the translated sequence MKPIDEELLLEKLIEDIKFCKDVNSAKELLFSLCKPSPILEKAVTFCITQHEGQKRKSGEPYAVHPMLVACLVAFLSSNEDMIAASLLHDVVEDTHCEEKDLIREFGAGISRLVNGLTKIVEIREDNLISSKSNQNLTKSALTFRNMLLASIEDVGVLVVKLCDRLHNMLTLDALRDDKKRRISEETLVVYAPIAHRLGISSIKNYLEDLSFKYLMPDEFTQINNYINSNDQYMQLGLNDFISKIELLFLKNGFRQGSFEIHKRIKHNYSVYLKMQRKGISIEEVLDLLGVRIMVETVSDCYLALGILHTNFNPLISRFKDYIALPKQNGYQTIHTTLFDAKNIIEAQIRTFDMHKIAEFGVAAHWKYKEGGNAVSTPKLDWLADISMQSNIEGTEDYSAVELYEYAKDSLYIEDIAVYSPKGEIFTLPRGATVLDFAYEVHTKIGLHAKSAYVNRVKVPLLTELKNGDIVRIVTASERFYRCSWIDSVKTGKARASIRAFCKQKLREIHLQTSLNILSSVFSVKNDKILKWIEKENLSKKIRQVPNDSVYFKDVVNTLKKYAKKSYWFDKYELKEQKIGNIIVYSNHKIANVEFDYCCHPKRGDAIMGFIESGNVVVHHKLCDKADKLLEKQKDMVFIKWDANVPKSYKVIFSLENKKGTLADFLTTLSKMQINILTINLSREPNSVVDYFEINIEIPDDIVVENVKDRLKTRYKILDFTSLNDAYKTN
- a CDS encoding DNA-directed RNA polymerase subunit omega, which codes for MENRIEEVAAKALKKMNDDRYKLSLVVAKRAEELANGALPLVDLDKNKYKFSDIALYEIAEEKIVLEGFVETNR
- the pyrH gene encoding UMP kinase, giving the protein MRERKRVLVKFSGEALAGESGFGIENSILKFIASEIKELVQNNIEVGIVIGGGNIIRGVSAAKGGLIKRTSGDHMGMLATVINAIAMQEALESAGLDVRVQSAIQMEAFCETYIMRRAQRHLDKGRVVIFAAGTGNPYFTTDTTAILRAVEIDADAIIKATKVDGIYDKDPKKFDDAVFLNTLTYDEAMQDNIKVMDDTAIALAKDNSLPIIVCNMFETGNLLKIIQGDTSLCSVVKN
- a CDS encoding peptidoglycan DD-metalloendopeptidase family protein, with product MRIILCLLCCFSLLCAKTSINEQTKNLKENERIQRQLNKKLEDLAVDILNSEKKLKKLANDIEKLSDETKKLEKNAKIQSQELSTLNAQNEDLVKNRNIMENKLVDLIAKDFVYDLPIPKGYLESEESFMAFEVLKNLDAILTNELYQLSKDYESINKTINEKQSQIRTINISLKEYNKRLEKLQELKQNQENEIKKQKMDKEIYTKKLSTLKDQQDELRKTLAELKIIEEKKLKAQNKEKEEIKNADSEEIRRLGNGYQGGAVKKYSGAKTIAPLDSFIVKQKFGNYTDPVYKIKIFNENVVLKSKTPDAVVKSILNGKIVFAKDTNMLQKVVIVEHSNGIHTIYAHLDKIAPTIQVGKNVKKGAVLGRVKDELTFEVTQKNFHINPLELISLN
- a CDS encoding FtsX-like permease family protein → MKFFKTHLSLIIPLIFMMFAFEFILFLNATLRHYEEKLNKDYNIILISSIKLDENILKTQISNISSLQILNPKDLIDRLKSDISDKNLKVLQNSLPFFYSVKLENLLNQNELNSLKEKLLKLPSVSRVETFAKTHDKIYTLLVLINAVFWVFLFIIILLSLALLLKQMKIWLYEHSQRVEIMVLFGAPFWFRSLALYKMVFFDCLISFILLLLLFTKGYESSLVQESLANIDISLPQVNFLFQLGGVFVFTLFICLLCVNSVMLKVKKK
- a CDS encoding ABC transporter ATP-binding protein codes for the protein MIRAQNLCLGYDELVIKDANFTFNQEDFIFITGKSGSGKSTLLKSFYGDLDISSGKLEVYENSMKKIGNLELLKLRQKIGIIFQDYKLIQEYSVEKNIMLPLMIKGYSKKICKDQATKLLKHVNLSFKADKMPNQLSGGEQQRVAMARALAHNPKLLLCDEPTGNLDEYSSDIIWTLLKSAKELLGTCIVVVTHRIPSNLRLNYRRFEIENGKINEIL
- the trmB gene encoding tRNA (guanosine(46)-N7)-methyltransferase TrmB, whose amino-acid sequence is MPNFKCKKLINLNFPRQSEGVEFLWKACNEKVELVLTRFENENFFIQIKQDEKGNWIIKGDKHSKPSKIGYLQKALLEFKKNFCDEILSEAVALKSTRLVEKSPLIASNLKELLSKLETKRQIYIEIGFGSGRHLLFQAKKNPEIFIVGIEIYTPALEQVAKLAKEQKLDNVLLIKSDARLLLSVLKSNFIDKIFLHFPVPWDKKPHRRVVGEKFAKECQRVLKQDGCFEVRTDSRLYFDFTLETFLNFTHLQAQIHKNKDLQISSKYEDRWKKQQKDIYDLIIKIKDESLQKQDLSDFGLEELQLNQNDLQKIKTQFKNETFAKENCFLHFENIYQKDEELVIKIAFGAFNQPEHCYLILNDSMTFLFDEPFKTEENLQALNLLKEKIKNYL